The Candidatus Methylacidithermus pantelleriae genome includes the window CCTCCGAAGAGTAGGCCTAACGCAGGGGATCGACAGCTCAAAAAAGCGCCTTCCTTTTGTGCCGGGTGAAGCTTGGGGACGGAGGAGAGCTAGTTTCGGTTTGCCATAGGGCTTGTTTTTGTGCGCGATGTCGCTCTGGGATTGCCCGGTTCGTGCCGTAATTCAGCCTGGCAAAGCGCGACTGGACAAGGATCGGCAAGGAGTGAGGTGGAAAAAACGGTTGAGAACGCGTCCATAAGAAGGGGATAGAAATGGCGAAATCACATACCCTGTCCCGATGACGATGAGCAAATGGACTAGGAGGCAAGCCATTCTCTCGAAGGTGCCTTCCCGCTGGATGCGGCAAGGGAGGATCCCGGTTCTCTTCGAAACAAGTGCCACCCCTAGCGATTCGGGTCGAAAAGCCGGAGGGCGCTTCTGGAGCCCGTGGCCCTGTGCGGCGGCCAGTGGGTCGGTCGCGAGAATCGGGAAAAAGATCGGGCAATTGTCCGGCTTGCGGCCTCGTGGAAAGGAACCCGGGTGGAGTTGTCAACTGGGGGGTCTCTGAGATCGAGTCGGGCCTCAACGGCGGCCGGTCCAAAGTCCTTCGCCTGCTTGGCCCCGAGCCGGAGGAGAATTGCCATCGTCGTCGAACCCCAGGAGGCTGACTCGCGGGAATCCAGACCAAGGGAGTGAGTTTGACCCCTTTTGAATACTGGTGAGATCCAGCTTGCTGAAGGAAGGAGGGAGCGCTTAGTTGTAGTTTCAGAGCGGAAAAGGAACCTATGGCAGCACCTGACGATGCAGAGCCGCTACGAGCCAGCGTCACCCCTGCGGACGATCGGATCCGTCTCAGTCATTGGTTGCCACCCCGGGCAGGTACCGTGCCACAAATTCGGATGGGAAGCCGTTGGGTGAGTCTCGTTTGGCTTTTGGCTGGCGGCGTCCTCCTGCTCCTTGCGGCAATCGTGCTCGCTAGAGTGCTCTACCAGGTTCCCGCCGTGCAGGAGTTCCTCGCGCGCTATCCCGGCAGTTCGTCCAGTGGCGTCCTGCCTCCAAGCGCTGGATTTCCTTGGTGGCTCCGTTGGCAGCATTTTCTCAACCTCTTCTTCATGATGTTCATCATGCGATCTGGACTCCAAATCCTTGCCGACCATCCCCGCCTCTATTGGAACGTTCACTGTACGCCGGGGACAGAATGGTTTCGCTTTCAGCGGGAGGTTCCCAAGGATCGTTTATGGACCGCGAAGGACGACTCCGTTACGCTGCCCAGCTGGCTCGGCCTCCCAGGCATTCGTCATTCGATCGGGTTGGCACGCTGGTGGCATTTTGCCTTTGATCTGCTCTGGTTGGCTAACGGAGTGATTTTTTACGTTTTACTCTTTCTGACTCCTCAATGGAGACGGATCGTCCCTCTCTCCTGGGACGTTTTCCCGAACGCCATTTCCGTCCTCTTGCAATATCTTTCGCTCCACTTTCCGTCCAATCAGAGTTGGACTCGCTACAATAGCGCCCAACAGCTTACGTATTTTCTGACCGTTTTTGTGGCTGCGCCACTTGCCCTAGTCACAGGGCTTCTTCAGGCACCGGCCATTGCCAATCGGCTGGCTTGGCTCGGTCCACTAGGAAATCGCCAGATTGCCCGCTCAATTCACTTCCTGGTGCTCTGCTGGTTCATCCTCTTTGTGGTGGTACACGTGACACTCGTCTTTCTTACCGGAGCGACGGAGAATCTGAATCACATGTTTGCGGGAATTCGCGGCGATTCTCCGCAAGGATGGATCCTCTTTGGTGCAGGGATGATCCTTGTCATTATCGCGTGGTGCTGGGTTTCGCCTTTGACTATTCGGCATGCCCGCGTTGTGCAAAAAGCAGGGGCCACGCTTTTGGGGCCCTTCTTGTTTCTGGGAGAATCCATTCCCCCGCGTGTTCAATATAGCGAAAAAGACATCTCGCCATTCCTCTGGCCCAACGGGAAGCTTCCCTGCAGCGACCAATACGAGAAGCTGGTCCGGGAAAGATTCGCCTCGTATCGCCTCCGGATCAGTGGGCTGGTAGAAACCCCGGCCGAATTCTCCCTGGCCGAGCTGCGAGCCATGCCGAAGCAGGAGCAGATCACGAATCACTTCTGTATCCAGGGCTGGAGCGGAATCGCCAAGTGGGGAGGAGTACCTATGCGGCATCTCCTTGAAGTAGTGAAGCCCAAGCCTGAGGCACGTTATGCAGTTTTTTACTCCTTCGGCGAAGGGGGGGAAGGTGGGGTCTATTATGATGTCCACAGGATAGAGAACTTGCGGCATGAACTCACGATTCTGGCTTACGAGATGAACGGGTCTGCACTGAGCGTGCTGCACGGTGCGCCCTTACGATTACGCTGCGAAAATGAGCTTGGCTACAAGCAGGTGAAATGGATTGCGGCCATCGAGTTTGTTTCCGACTTCACCCATCTCGGAGCCGGCGAAGGAGGATACCAAGAAGACCATGAATTCTTCGGATATCGCGCGCCAATCTAACGAAGCCACCGTGGGCTAAAGCGAACAAGAGCCGCGAACGGGTTTGTGTGTATCCTTGCCAATAGCTCCTGAACCGTTCTGAAAACCATAGACAACCGTTTGCCTACCAGGGAAGATCGTCCGGGACGCCGGCCGCCGAACCGTGCTGCCGGCGATTGGCGTATCGGGGTTTCACCGACAAAGCCCAGGTAGCGCCCAGTCCGGCGTTTTTGGGGACACAGGCGCGCGAGACAGCCCGATTGCATCCCGACCGGGCATGTAGTACACTTGCGCCGCGTTGAGTCTCCCCCGAACCCCTGGCCGGAACCACCACACCTGCTTGGTCCGATTGCTTCCGGGTAGGGCAAAGGTGACACTACCGCCGTTGCGAGAAGGCACGACTGCCCCCTCCCACGAATGGGCTTTCGGACAGACCCAATCCTCTCCGGGCGAGGGCACGAGGCCACGTTCTAGCTAGAACTTGTGCCATGACGACGTGCGTCATTGACCGCGCCCATCACAGGCGTGTGGGCCGCGTCGACTTCGGTTCGCCTCGACTCCGGCAGCAAAAAAAGCCGACTTCACCGCCGCGATCGCCTTGGCGTAGGCGAAGGAAAAGAGCAAGCCAGCCGCAACAGGATCCACCGACTCCAGCTCGAGCGTCCTCTTACAAAGATCCAATCCTTCGATCACAAGCGCCTTGCCCGATTCAGCACAGGCGCGGATCACCTCCTTTGCACGCATCACCAAAAATCGCTTTGGCTTGCTCGTCGCTCTTGCCATGGAGATTGAATCGGATCCCGGGGATTCTCACGCCTTTATCAAAGCAGTCCGTTTCGGCCAAGGTGAGATGACCCTCGTTCGTGTCGATGCCGACCGCTCCGGCAAAGCGGTGTGTCACCCAGGAAATGGGTCTGCGCCTCGACCCTTGGCAAACACCCGTTCCCCTTCCAGTCCCGCACGAATCGGTAGCTTTGCGGCGGATCCCTTTCGCTTGCGGAGGAGTTTCCCGGCCAGTGATACACGGGACGGGCTTCCAGGGTGCTTCTGAGCTGGGAAAAAACCGGTTCAAATCTTGGCGACTCGCTTATGTTGAGTGACGAGCACTCCGGGGGAAGCTTCCGGTAGGGAGAGATGGGGCTCCCCGAGATACTATCCACCGATCGGTTCCTCTTCTGGGATCCGCTCCTCTCTTTACGCTTCCACCGGAGACCTTGTCGGTTGACTTCGTACTCGAAAGGATTTTTTGGGCTTGGAGGCAAAAGGGCTCCCCGACCGACCGGGCTCCCCAGTTTGAGCGGATCGGCTTTTGGGCGATCGTTTTCGGAATCTCGGCCAACACCTCCTTCGCACGAGCTACCCGGCTTTGCCGCCGGGCCCGATCGCTCAAGGCTTAGGCCATTTTCCTGGGGCAATCATAGAATCGAACCCCATTGCTTTCCCCCTCGATGCCTTGACTCCGGTGGGTAAGGCAAAGCTGCGGATCTTTTGCGAAGAGTCCGAACATCGCTCTTGGAGCTTCGCCTCTCTTGCCTCAAGCGACATAGGGAAGCGCTCTCTCCGTCAAGCCCCTTCAAGTTCCACGGGCTTTTCCGTTCCTCCATCAAAAACGAGGGTTCTTTCTGGGATGCCCAACCGGCCTTGGAGTGTCACGAGCAACGCCACAAGAGTTTTCGAATCCGCCCGGTTTGCCCGCAAATTCTTTACAAGAAATCGGAACTTCTTGAGCATGGGTCGCAATCGAGAAGAAAAACTGGCCGCCGATCC containing:
- a CDS encoding molybdopterin-dependent oxidoreductase, whose amino-acid sequence is MAAPDDAEPLRASVTPADDRIRLSHWLPPRAGTVPQIRMGSRWVSLVWLLAGGVLLLLAAIVLARVLYQVPAVQEFLARYPGSSSSGVLPPSAGFPWWLRWQHFLNLFFMMFIMRSGLQILADHPRLYWNVHCTPGTEWFRFQREVPKDRLWTAKDDSVTLPSWLGLPGIRHSIGLARWWHFAFDLLWLANGVIFYVLLFLTPQWRRIVPLSWDVFPNAISVLLQYLSLHFPSNQSWTRYNSAQQLTYFLTVFVAAPLALVTGLLQAPAIANRLAWLGPLGNRQIARSIHFLVLCWFILFVVVHVTLVFLTGATENLNHMFAGIRGDSPQGWILFGAGMILVIIAWCWVSPLTIRHARVVQKAGATLLGPFLFLGESIPPRVQYSEKDISPFLWPNGKLPCSDQYEKLVRERFASYRLRISGLVETPAEFSLAELRAMPKQEQITNHFCIQGWSGIAKWGGVPMRHLLEVVKPKPEARYAVFYSFGEGGEGGVYYDVHRIENLRHELTILAYEMNGSALSVLHGAPLRLRCENELGYKQVKWIAAIEFVSDFTHLGAGEGGYQEDHEFFGYRAPI